One part of the Desulfovibrio sp. JC010 genome encodes these proteins:
- a CDS encoding MoxR family ATPase, whose protein sequence is MTPRLIANSLHTLIKSQQPTFLWGPPGVGKSQVVAQVAEKLDLELTDLRAVLLDPVDLRGLPRISNNGDASWCPPSFLPKEGKGILFLDELNAAPPLVQAACYQLVLDRKLGEYTLPEGWTVIAAGNRESDKAVTHRMPSALANRFVHLEFETNVENWLDWASKNQIADELQAFIKFRPGLLHDFDPSRSEKAFPSPRSWEFVSGIIKSGPSPEVEYELFKGTVGEGAAAEFSGFCKIYRKLPDPEFVLKSPDKVAIPENPATIYALCESIGSKSCPENAESIMVFAARLPAEFAVLLVRNAVKKDRTIVESEGFNRWATANSDIIF, encoded by the coding sequence ATGACCCCAAGATTAATCGCCAATTCCCTGCACACCCTTATCAAATCACAACAGCCGACTTTCCTCTGGGGACCTCCCGGAGTGGGTAAAAGTCAGGTCGTGGCTCAGGTTGCCGAGAAACTGGACCTTGAACTCACAGACCTGCGTGCCGTACTGCTGGACCCGGTAGATCTGCGCGGACTGCCCCGTATTTCCAATAATGGCGATGCCAGCTGGTGCCCGCCCTCTTTCCTGCCCAAGGAAGGCAAGGGAATCCTCTTTCTTGACGAACTCAACGCCGCTCCGCCGCTGGTGCAGGCCGCCTGCTACCAGCTGGTCCTTGACCGCAAGCTTGGCGAATACACCCTTCCTGAAGGCTGGACCGTCATCGCCGCCGGGAACCGCGAATCAGACAAGGCCGTAACCCACCGTATGCCTTCGGCACTTGCCAACCGCTTTGTGCACCTTGAATTTGAGACCAACGTGGAAAACTGGCTGGACTGGGCCTCTAAAAACCAAATTGCCGATGAGTTGCAGGCTTTCATTAAATTCCGGCCCGGTCTGCTGCATGACTTTGATCCTTCCCGCAGTGAAAAAGCATTTCCTTCCCCCCGTTCCTGGGAATTCGTATCCGGAATCATCAAGTCCGGCCCCTCACCGGAAGTGGAATACGAACTCTTCAAAGGAACGGTTGGGGAAGGTGCCGCAGCTGAATTTTCCGGATTCTGCAAAATCTACCGCAAACTCCCCGATCCCGAATTCGTGCTCAAATCTCCGGACAAAGTCGCTATCCCCGAAAATCCGGCCACTATTTACGCCCTTTGCGAATCCATCGGCTCAAAGTCCTGCCCGGAAAATGCGGAATCCATCATGGTCTTTGCCGCGCGGCTGCCCGCCGAATTCGCAGTCCTGCTGGTCCGTAATGCGGTCAAAAAAGACCGCACAATTGTGGAATCAGAAGGCTTCAACCGCTGGGCTACAGCTAATTCGGATATTATCTTTTAG
- a CDS encoding VWA-like domain-containing protein, whose protein sequence is MNAERKLLKARAELLLRQPFFGSLCLRMQPQEDRTCNGAWTDGKTLAYNPHFVDKLSLEELKGVLAHTVMHPACQHHKRRGNRDERLWNMACDYSINWILLEAGFTLPDGFMDDEKYHGKSAEEIFTDMTKNFDQAGNPEIGKKQDGPKHIDVEYEDGKGEGNDLESGEDDERSQTGDEGESSADGMDSDEIEDSEGDTDQEQSADPGGTGEVRDADDAETGSGDSGDVTDKDWLQALAQAVNQARDCGDLPGGLERLVQTLLYPKVDWRELLDRYISARARNDYSWTPPSRRHLHMDLYLPSLSTEQLPEVVLAVDTSGSIAPEELEQFASELSSILEAYDTTIRVLWCDLEITGEQVFSRADLPLELKPQGGGGTDFRPVFKWVDRNNLDPACLVYLSDMECGQFPEAEPDYPVLWARTGGGGYAPPFGDMIDVC, encoded by the coding sequence ATGAACGCTGAACGTAAACTCCTCAAAGCCCGTGCGGAACTCCTCCTGCGCCAACCATTTTTCGGTTCCCTGTGTCTGCGCATGCAGCCGCAGGAGGACCGGACCTGCAACGGCGCGTGGACCGACGGCAAAACCCTCGCTTACAACCCGCACTTTGTGGACAAGCTTTCCCTTGAAGAACTGAAGGGAGTGCTGGCCCACACAGTCATGCATCCGGCCTGCCAGCACCACAAAAGGCGCGGCAACCGTGACGAACGGCTCTGGAACATGGCCTGCGACTATTCCATTAACTGGATTCTGCTTGAAGCAGGCTTCACCCTTCCCGATGGATTCATGGACGATGAAAAATACCACGGGAAAAGTGCCGAGGAAATTTTCACCGACATGACCAAAAACTTCGATCAGGCCGGGAACCCGGAAATCGGCAAAAAACAGGACGGCCCCAAACACATCGACGTTGAATACGAAGACGGCAAAGGGGAAGGTAACGACCTTGAGTCCGGCGAAGATGACGAACGTTCCCAGACCGGGGACGAAGGCGAATCTTCTGCAGACGGCATGGACTCGGACGAAATAGAAGATTCTGAAGGCGATACCGATCAGGAACAATCCGCTGATCCCGGCGGAACCGGGGAAGTGCGCGACGCCGATGATGCGGAAACAGGCAGCGGCGACAGCGGCGATGTAACAGACAAGGACTGGCTGCAGGCCCTTGCACAGGCCGTTAATCAGGCCCGTGATTGCGGCGACCTGCCCGGCGGCCTTGAACGGCTGGTTCAAACCCTGCTCTACCCCAAAGTGGATTGGCGGGAATTGCTGGATCGCTACATCAGTGCCCGGGCGCGCAACGATTATTCATGGACCCCGCCCAGCCGCCGCCATCTGCACATGGACCTTTACCTGCCCTCCCTTTCAACAGAACAACTGCCCGAAGTGGTGCTGGCAGTGGACACATCCGGCAGCATCGCACCGGAAGAGCTGGAGCAGTTCGCCTCCGAACTTTCATCCATCCTTGAAGCATACGACACCACCATCCGGGTGCTCTGGTGCGACCTTGAAATCACCGGGGAGCAGGTTTTCTCCCGTGCGGACCTGCCCCTTGAACTCAAACCGCAGGGAGGCGGCGGAACCGACTTCCGTCCGGTATTCAAATGGGTGGACCGCAACAATCTCGATCCGGCCTGCCTTGTCTACCTCAGCGACATGGAATGCGGGCAGTTTCCGGAAGCTGAGCCTGATTATCCGGTACTCTGGGCCAGAACCGGAGGTGGCGGATACGCCCCGCCTTTCGGCGATATGATTGATGTATGCTAA